A single region of the Nocardioides aurantiacus genome encodes:
- a CDS encoding NAD(P)-dependent oxidoreductase → MSSSTTPSVTLLGTGTMGAGMARNLAAAGLPLTVWNRSRDKAEPLADVAEVADDVASAVAGADVVLTMLYDADSVLETMERARGHLGPDTIWVQQSTIGVDGSDRVVALAADLGVTLVDAPVLGTKQPAEDGALVVLAAGPSDVRPRVAPVLDAIGSRTVWVGEEPGGGSRLKLAANAWVVTVLEGVADSLALTRELGLDPALFLEAVSGGAMDAPYVQVKGKAMLAGSYEPAFALSGAVKDVELILAAAEGAGVDLAAIPGIRDHLVRAVEAGHGDEDMAATYAAH, encoded by the coding sequence ATGTCCAGCAGCACCACCCCGTCCGTCACCCTGCTCGGCACCGGCACGATGGGTGCCGGGATGGCGCGCAACCTCGCCGCCGCCGGCCTGCCGCTCACGGTGTGGAACCGCAGCCGCGACAAGGCGGAGCCGCTGGCCGACGTGGCCGAGGTCGCCGACGACGTCGCCTCGGCGGTCGCGGGGGCGGACGTCGTCCTTACCATGCTGTACGACGCGGACAGCGTGCTCGAGACCATGGAGCGGGCCCGCGGCCACCTCGGCCCGGACACGATCTGGGTGCAGCAGAGCACCATCGGTGTCGACGGCTCCGACCGCGTCGTGGCGCTGGCGGCCGACCTCGGCGTCACCCTGGTCGACGCCCCGGTGCTCGGCACCAAGCAGCCGGCCGAGGACGGTGCGCTGGTGGTGCTGGCGGCCGGCCCGTCCGACGTACGCCCTCGCGTGGCGCCCGTGCTCGACGCCATCGGCAGCCGCACCGTGTGGGTGGGCGAGGAGCCCGGCGGCGGCAGCCGGCTCAAGCTGGCCGCCAACGCCTGGGTCGTCACCGTGCTCGAGGGCGTCGCCGACTCGCTCGCACTGACCCGCGAGCTCGGGCTCGACCCGGCGCTGTTCCTCGAGGCGGTCAGCGGCGGGGCGATGGACGCGCCGTACGTCCAGGTCAAGGGCAAGGCCATGCTCGCCGGCAGCTACGAGCCGGCGTTCGCGCTGTCCGGTGCGGTCAAGGACGTCGAGCTGATCCTCGCCGCCGCCGAGGGCGCCGGGGTCGACCTCGCTGCCATCCCGGGCATCCGGGACCACCTCGTCCGCGCGGTCGAGGCCGGCCACGGCGACGAGGACATGGCCGCGACGTACGCCGCGCACTGA
- a CDS encoding PAS domain-containing sensor histidine kinase yields the protein MSVVRRPLAVRVLITGVVLVGVVFAVTTVPGVRSRPGFWVPVDGWLQGTAYVLMAALVVLRPLLVRRDRLLWGLVAAAMTARSIAFLLFFSVVRTQQPIPYPSVSDGFWITSALLLLVALASRARHGRALALSRLLLLDGLVGALAAAGLALAVVVPVLRAADAPGTPPAAVGVNLAYPLLDVVALVLVAALVAAGCRAERPDLVLLSGIVVSAAVDVTYLLMVNEGVWRPGTPVSALAYVGTALVCLAPWSSAAALQERPEPGAAEEPDQLTRSITAPGIAWTAALAVFSLVGLLVVGLVDDRPSAVAQVLLTSAVVVAMGRGLLTLREDQQETDTMLGSSALERQRFAALVEASDDFIAIAGLDGRLLYLNPAGRELTGISADADVRGMGYEAFRPDEELERTRSVAMPQLRSSGHFESRTWLRHQAGRPPVPVLSHSFVMRSPATGTAFALGSIQRDVTDMDQAEQRLQQLADERQELLTRLVEVQDDERARIAADVHDDSVQALAAVQLRLGLLERQLAELLDDDQRRSLETVQETVAGATGRLRHLLFDLESPARRTDLVTALEEAASYVLGEVGVGWTVDGHGATSLPEATRVTAYRVAKEALVNVRKHAEASHVHVEVRTDEHGVAVSVLDDGRGIAPGHDESRPGHLGLAGMRDRATVAGGDLEVGAGPEGGTRLRLWLPLPSTGEVLAQ from the coding sequence GTGTCCGTCGTACGCCGTCCCCTCGCAGTGCGCGTGCTGATCACCGGCGTCGTCCTGGTCGGTGTCGTCTTCGCCGTCACCACCGTGCCGGGTGTGCGGTCCCGGCCCGGCTTCTGGGTGCCGGTCGACGGCTGGCTGCAGGGCACGGCGTACGTCCTGATGGCGGCCCTGGTGGTGCTGCGTCCGCTGCTGGTGCGCCGCGACCGGCTGCTGTGGGGACTGGTGGCGGCCGCGATGACGGCCCGCAGCATCGCCTTCCTGCTCTTCTTCAGCGTGGTCCGCACGCAGCAGCCGATCCCGTACCCCTCGGTCAGCGACGGGTTCTGGATCACCAGCGCGCTGCTGCTGCTGGTGGCGCTCGCCTCGCGCGCCCGCCACGGTCGCGCGCTCGCGCTCTCCCGGCTCCTCCTGCTCGACGGGCTCGTCGGGGCGCTGGCGGCCGCGGGCCTGGCCCTGGCCGTCGTCGTGCCGGTGCTGCGCGCCGCCGACGCCCCCGGCACGCCGCCGGCCGCCGTGGGCGTCAACCTCGCCTACCCGCTGCTCGACGTCGTGGCGCTCGTCCTCGTCGCCGCCCTGGTGGCCGCCGGCTGCCGCGCGGAGCGTCCCGACCTGGTGCTGCTGAGTGGCATCGTGGTCTCGGCCGCGGTCGACGTGACCTACCTGCTGATGGTCAACGAGGGGGTGTGGCGTCCCGGGACCCCCGTCTCCGCCCTGGCGTACGTCGGGACCGCGCTCGTCTGCCTCGCCCCCTGGTCCTCCGCGGCCGCCCTGCAGGAGCGTCCCGAGCCGGGTGCGGCCGAGGAGCCGGACCAGCTGACGCGGTCCATCACCGCCCCCGGGATCGCCTGGACCGCCGCGCTCGCCGTCTTCTCGCTGGTGGGGCTGCTGGTCGTCGGGCTCGTCGACGACCGCCCGTCGGCCGTCGCCCAGGTGCTGCTGACGAGCGCCGTCGTGGTGGCGATGGGCCGGGGCCTGCTGACGCTGCGGGAGGACCAGCAGGAGACCGACACCATGCTGGGCTCCAGCGCCCTGGAGCGACAGCGGTTCGCGGCGCTGGTGGAGGCCTCCGACGACTTCATCGCCATCGCAGGCCTCGACGGTCGGCTGCTCTACCTCAACCCGGCCGGGCGCGAGCTGACCGGGATCTCCGCGGACGCCGACGTGCGCGGGATGGGCTACGAGGCGTTCCGGCCCGACGAGGAGCTCGAGCGGACGCGGTCGGTGGCGATGCCGCAGCTGCGGTCCTCCGGCCACTTCGAGTCGCGCACCTGGCTGCGGCACCAGGCGGGCCGGCCGCCGGTGCCGGTGCTCAGCCACAGCTTCGTGATGCGCAGCCCCGCCACCGGCACGGCGTTCGCCCTCGGCAGCATCCAGCGCGACGTCACCGACATGGACCAGGCGGAGCAGCGGCTGCAGCAGCTCGCCGACGAGCGCCAGGAGCTGCTCACCCGCCTGGTCGAGGTGCAGGACGACGAGCGGGCCCGGATCGCCGCCGACGTGCACGACGACTCGGTGCAGGCGCTGGCCGCGGTGCAGCTGCGGCTCGGGCTGCTGGAGCGCCAGCTCGCCGAGCTCCTCGACGACGACCAGCGCCGCTCGCTCGAGACCGTCCAGGAGACCGTGGCGGGGGCGACCGGCCGGTTGCGGCACCTGCTCTTCGACCTCGAGTCGCCGGCCCGGCGTACGGACCTGGTGACGGCGCTGGAGGAGGCCGCGTCCTACGTCCTGGGGGAGGTGGGGGTGGGCTGGACCGTCGACGGGCACGGCGCCACATCCCTGCCGGAGGCGACCCGGGTCACGGCGTACCGCGTGGCGAAGGAGGCCCTGGTCAACGTGCGCAAGCACGCCGAGGCCTCCCACGTGCACGTCGAGGTGCGCACCGACGAGCACGGGGTCGCGGTGAGCGTCCTCGACGACGGCCGCGGCATCGCGCCCGGGCACGACGAGTCGCGTCCGGGGCACCTCGGCCTGGCGGGCATGCGTGACCGCGCCACGGTGGCCGGGGGCGACCTCGAGGTCGGGGCCGGCCCCGAGGGCGGCACCCGGCTCCGGCTCTGGCTGCCGCTGCCGTCCACGGGGGAGGTTCTGGCACAGTGA
- a CDS encoding ATP-grasp domain-containing protein — MIERLAWVTTRGARGRDEDEPLVLPALARAGVAVDVVDWDDPHVDWAAYDRAVLRSAWDYPDRLAEFLPWLDRVAAATDLVNPPATVRWSLDKHYLRDLDAAGVPITPTTFLLPGEQADLTHLAQGDFVVKPAVGAGSRDTATYGPEHHDVALAHVARLHAADRAVLVQPFLASVATDGEWPLVYLQGHFSHAASKRVAVPRAGAVEDLFAEETNAPHDAEPAQVAVGDAAMEVVTGLLGTPAYARVDVVRDDDGGCCVLEVELVEPSLFLPYAEPAAVDRLVGALVGGPRSR; from the coding sequence GTGATCGAGCGACTGGCGTGGGTGACGACACGGGGCGCGCGCGGCCGCGACGAGGACGAGCCGCTGGTGCTGCCGGCGCTGGCACGTGCCGGGGTCGCGGTCGACGTCGTCGACTGGGACGACCCGCACGTCGACTGGGCGGCCTACGACCGCGCCGTGCTGCGCTCGGCCTGGGACTACCCCGACCGCCTCGCGGAGTTCCTGCCGTGGCTCGACCGGGTGGCCGCGGCGACCGACCTGGTCAACCCGCCGGCCACGGTGCGGTGGAGCCTCGACAAGCACTACCTGCGCGACCTCGACGCGGCCGGGGTCCCGATCACGCCGACGACGTTCCTGCTCCCCGGCGAGCAGGCCGACCTGACCCACCTGGCCCAGGGCGACTTCGTGGTGAAGCCGGCCGTGGGCGCGGGCAGCCGCGACACCGCCACCTACGGCCCCGAGCACCACGACGTCGCGCTCGCCCACGTCGCCCGGCTGCACGCCGCGGACCGGGCGGTGCTGGTGCAGCCGTTCCTGGCCTCGGTGGCCACCGACGGCGAGTGGCCGCTGGTCTACCTGCAGGGGCACTTCAGCCACGCCGCCAGCAAGCGCGTGGCGGTGCCGCGGGCCGGCGCGGTCGAGGACCTGTTCGCCGAGGAGACCAACGCCCCGCACGACGCCGAGCCCGCCCAGGTGGCGGTGGGCGACGCCGCGATGGAGGTGGTGACCGGGCTGCTCGGCACCCCGGCCTACGCCCGCGTCGACGTCGTGCGCGACGACGACGGCGGCTGCTGCGTGCTCGAGGTCGAGCTCGTCGAGCCCTCCCTGTTCCTGCCGTACGCCGAGCCGGCCGCCGTCGACCGGCTCGTCGGCGCCCTGGTCGGAGGCCCGAGGAGTCGGTGA
- a CDS encoding SpoIIE family protein phosphatase has translation MQRILDDLHVFVEMTEAITSDLDLDRVLQSVTDAGTRLSAARFGAFFYHSSDDGATRGGLRVASGVGPQEFAHLPVPRLVELFSATFAGRETVRLDDVGDDLPDAVRRGRRPLRSYLGTPVVARSGEVIGALLFGHPEVAAFDERSEDVVRLVATQAAVAVENARSYAQEQLARREAEQAAERLALLQTITSRLARADDRDQVLLAVVDTLVGPLGASRVGVYLREGSVYRAAAGVSVAPARGATEAPQRPQHAEFPAEGDNPVAVCAAERRPLVHESVADLAARFPRVGAAVTGMEASVLLPLVVGERTLGVLALAWREPRVFDAVELDWLRSAVEQLSLALLQVELRDSEAAAQAALRDSAAYAISVSQTLQRSLLPLALPDVESLAVAVRYVPSAVDAEVGGDWYDVIATPDGAVVLVIGDVQGHSIGAAAVMGQLRVALNAYLVESHPPHVALARVNRVMETLRTDAIATCCLVRIEPATGHVTVVRAGHTLPLLWRADGEVVEVEGDGGIPLGVLPEWEWPTTELHLGAGDRLLLYTDGLVEVPGEDVDEGVAALLREVATTGSGDGTTAAARDGDVTSAARQERLEDDVDDVLARVGVRARDDVAVLACEYAGPAASYRREELHVATVPEVATARGFGRRTLVRWGLLHLDDVVSLLITELVTNALVHTEGPARLELRRHEGAVRVMVTDSLSKVPRPRAVDSDATGGRGLLVVGALSTEWGVEPRGEGKTVWADVRA, from the coding sequence GTGCAGCGGATCCTGGACGACCTCCACGTCTTCGTCGAGATGACCGAGGCCATCACCTCCGACCTCGACCTCGACCGCGTGCTGCAGTCGGTGACCGACGCCGGCACCCGGCTCTCCGCGGCCCGTTTCGGCGCGTTCTTCTACCACTCCTCCGACGACGGGGCGACGCGCGGCGGGCTGCGGGTCGCCTCGGGCGTGGGCCCGCAGGAGTTCGCGCACCTGCCGGTGCCCCGGCTGGTCGAGCTCTTCTCCGCCACCTTCGCGGGGCGGGAGACGGTGCGCCTGGACGACGTCGGCGACGACCTGCCCGACGCCGTGCGCCGCGGCCGCCGGCCGTTGCGCAGCTACCTCGGCACCCCGGTCGTGGCCCGCTCGGGCGAGGTCATCGGCGCGCTCCTGTTCGGCCACCCCGAGGTCGCCGCGTTCGACGAGCGCAGCGAGGACGTGGTGCGGCTGGTCGCGACCCAGGCGGCGGTGGCCGTCGAGAACGCCCGGTCCTACGCCCAGGAGCAGCTGGCGCGGCGGGAGGCCGAGCAGGCCGCCGAGCGGCTCGCCCTGCTGCAGACGATCACCTCGCGCCTGGCCCGGGCCGACGACCGGGACCAGGTCCTGCTCGCCGTCGTCGACACGCTGGTCGGTCCGTTGGGGGCCAGTCGCGTCGGGGTCTACCTCCGCGAGGGGTCGGTCTACCGCGCCGCGGCCGGCGTCAGCGTCGCCCCGGCTCGCGGGGCGACCGAGGCGCCGCAGCGGCCCCAGCACGCGGAGTTCCCCGCGGAGGGCGACAACCCGGTGGCCGTGTGCGCCGCCGAGCGGCGGCCCCTGGTGCACGAGTCGGTGGCCGACCTGGCGGCCCGCTTCCCCCGGGTCGGGGCGGCGGTGACGGGCATGGAGGCCTCGGTGCTGCTCCCGCTCGTGGTGGGGGAGCGGACGCTCGGTGTGCTGGCGCTGGCGTGGCGCGAGCCGCGGGTCTTCGACGCCGTCGAGCTCGACTGGCTGCGCAGCGCGGTGGAGCAGCTCTCCCTGGCGCTGCTGCAGGTCGAGCTGCGCGACTCCGAGGCCGCGGCCCAGGCCGCCCTGCGCGACAGCGCGGCGTACGCCATCTCGGTCTCGCAGACGCTGCAGCGCTCGCTGCTGCCCCTGGCGCTGCCCGACGTGGAGTCGCTGGCGGTGGCGGTGCGCTACGTGCCGTCGGCGGTCGACGCCGAGGTCGGCGGTGACTGGTACGACGTGATCGCCACCCCCGACGGGGCGGTCGTGCTCGTGATCGGCGACGTCCAGGGCCACAGCATCGGCGCGGCCGCGGTGATGGGACAGCTGCGCGTGGCGCTCAACGCCTACCTGGTCGAGAGCCACCCGCCCCACGTCGCGCTGGCCCGCGTCAACCGGGTGATGGAGACGCTGCGCACCGACGCGATCGCCACCTGCTGCCTGGTGCGCATCGAGCCCGCCACCGGCCACGTGACGGTGGTGCGGGCAGGCCACACGCTGCCGCTGCTGTGGCGCGCCGACGGCGAGGTCGTCGAGGTCGAGGGGGACGGCGGCATCCCGCTCGGGGTGCTGCCCGAGTGGGAGTGGCCCACCACCGAGCTCCACCTCGGGGCGGGCGACCGGCTGCTGCTCTACACCGACGGGCTGGTCGAGGTGCCCGGCGAGGACGTCGACGAGGGAGTGGCCGCCCTGCTCCGCGAGGTGGCCACGACCGGCAGCGGCGACGGCACCACGGCCGCGGCCCGCGACGGCGACGTGACGAGCGCAGCCCGCCAGGAGCGCCTGGAGGACGACGTCGACGACGTGCTCGCCCGGGTGGGGGTGCGGGCGCGCGACGACGTCGCCGTGCTGGCCTGCGAGTACGCCGGCCCGGCCGCGAGCTACCGGCGCGAGGAGCTGCACGTCGCGACCGTGCCCGAGGTGGCCACGGCCCGGGGCTTCGGCCGCCGCACCCTGGTCCGGTGGGGCCTGCTGCACCTCGACGACGTCGTGTCGCTGCTGATCACCGAGCTGGTGACGAACGCGCTGGTGCACACCGAGGGCCCGGCGCGGCTGGAGCTGCGCCGCCACGAGGGCGCCGTGCGGGTGATGGTGACCGACTCGCTGTCCAAGGTGCCGCGGCCGCGGGCGGTCGACTCCGACGCGACGGGCGGCCGCGGCCTGCTGGTCGTGGGGGCGCTGTCGACGGAGTGGGGCGTCGAGCCCCGCGGCGAGGGCAAGACCGTCTGGGCCGACGTCCGGGCCTGA
- the fgd gene encoding glucose-6-phosphate dehydrogenase (coenzyme-F420) → MSVRIGYKASAEQFDPRQLVELGVLAEEVGLDSVMVSDHFQPWRHVDGHAPFALSLLAALGERTERIVMGTSVLTPTFRYNPAVLAQAFGTLGSLYPDRVVLGVGTGEALNETAVSGAEWPEFKERFARLRESVRLMRALWAGERVSFDGDYYRTVDATVYDRPEGGVPVYVAAGGPVVAKYAGRAGDGFICTSGKGMELYTDKLLPAVLAGAEAGDRDPASIDRTIEIKLSYAATREQALENCRFWAPLSLTPEQKHGVDDPVEMARVADELPIEQVAQRWIVETDPDAVVEDVRPYLEAGFEHLVFHAPGHDQETFLRDFGRDVLPRLRAL, encoded by the coding sequence GTGAGCGTGCGCATCGGTTACAAGGCCTCGGCGGAGCAGTTCGACCCCCGTCAGCTCGTGGAGCTCGGTGTCCTCGCCGAGGAGGTGGGGCTCGACAGCGTCATGGTCTCCGACCACTTCCAGCCGTGGCGCCACGTCGACGGCCACGCCCCGTTCGCTCTCTCGCTGCTGGCCGCGCTCGGCGAGCGCACCGAGCGGATCGTGATGGGCACCTCGGTCCTCACCCCGACGTTCCGCTACAACCCCGCGGTGCTGGCGCAGGCGTTCGGCACGCTGGGCTCGCTCTACCCCGACCGCGTCGTCCTCGGCGTCGGCACGGGCGAGGCGCTCAACGAGACGGCCGTCTCGGGTGCCGAGTGGCCGGAGTTCAAGGAGCGCTTCGCGCGGCTGCGCGAGTCGGTGCGGCTGATGCGCGCCCTGTGGGCGGGGGAGCGGGTCAGCTTCGACGGCGACTACTACCGCACCGTCGACGCGACGGTCTACGACCGGCCCGAGGGCGGCGTGCCCGTCTACGTCGCCGCCGGCGGACCCGTCGTGGCGAAGTACGCCGGCCGCGCCGGCGACGGCTTCATCTGCACCAGCGGCAAGGGGATGGAGCTCTACACCGACAAGCTGCTCCCGGCCGTCCTCGCCGGCGCCGAGGCGGGCGACCGCGATCCGGCGAGCATCGACCGCACGATCGAGATCAAGCTCTCCTACGCCGCCACCCGCGAGCAGGCGCTGGAGAACTGCCGCTTCTGGGCCCCGCTGTCGCTGACCCCCGAGCAGAAGCACGGCGTCGACGACCCGGTCGAGATGGCCCGCGTCGCCGACGAGCTGCCGATCGAGCAGGTCGCCCAGCGGTGGATCGTCGAGACCGACCCGGACGCCGTCGTCGAGGACGTCCGTCCCTACCTCGAGGCCGGCTTCGAGCACCTCGTCTTCCACGCCCCCGGCCACGACCAGGAGACCTTCCTGCGCGACTTCGGCCGCGATGTGCTGCCCCGCCTCCGCGCCCTATAG
- a CDS encoding WcbI family polysaccharide biosynthesis putative acetyltransferase encodes MTTTWPDASPPLVRRPAAEEEHYRDFLTGPGDERRPVLVVTGNCQAESLRLLLDGDDVRTVRLPPLHDVRPHEVEPLHRWLARTDLLVAQPVRADYRGLPLGTEQQVARLPGTAVVAPVPIVRYAGLHPWHLVMHPPGLADPEPPVVAYHDVRLVAEAAWRRAGGTAPQPGPTAPARVLAVAAASVAELARREAAAGAVPVSDLLEHPAGDTVRTVNHPGNRLLEPVAARVRTALGLEPRATTVTRPLLTSVVAPLEPAVVAAHGLADEPRPDWRVGGTPVTAAAVATAQLAWYAARPDVLDLALARSAEVRALLGLPGPDD; translated from the coding sequence GTGACCACCACCTGGCCCGACGCCTCCCCTCCCCTGGTCCGTCGGCCCGCGGCCGAGGAGGAGCACTACCGCGACTTCCTGACCGGGCCGGGCGACGAGCGGCGCCCGGTGCTCGTGGTCACGGGCAACTGCCAGGCCGAGTCGCTGCGGCTGCTCCTCGACGGCGACGACGTGCGCACGGTGCGGCTCCCGCCGCTGCACGACGTGCGGCCCCACGAGGTCGAGCCGCTGCACCGCTGGCTCGCCCGCACCGACCTGCTCGTGGCCCAGCCCGTGCGCGCCGACTACCGCGGCCTGCCGCTGGGCACCGAGCAGCAGGTGGCCCGGCTACCGGGCACGGCCGTGGTCGCACCGGTGCCGATCGTCCGCTACGCCGGGCTGCACCCCTGGCACCTCGTGATGCACCCGCCGGGCCTCGCCGACCCCGAGCCGCCGGTCGTGGCCTACCACGACGTCCGGCTCGTGGCCGAGGCCGCGTGGCGCCGCGCCGGCGGCACCGCCCCGCAACCCGGGCCCACCGCACCGGCCCGGGTCCTGGCGGTCGCCGCCGCGTCGGTCGCCGAGCTGGCGCGACGGGAGGCCGCCGCGGGCGCGGTCCCGGTCAGCGACCTGCTGGAGCACCCCGCCGGCGACACCGTCCGCACCGTCAACCACCCGGGCAACCGGCTGCTCGAGCCGGTGGCGGCCCGGGTGCGGACCGCCCTCGGCCTGGAGCCACGGGCCACGACCGTCACCCGGCCGCTCCTCACCTCCGTCGTCGCTCCCCTGGAGCCGGCCGTGGTCGCGGCGCACGGGCTCGCCGACGAGCCCCGTCCCGACTGGCGCGTCGGCGGGACCCCGGTCACCGCCGCGGCCGTCGCCACGGCCCAGCTCGCGTGGTACGCCGCCCGCCCCGACGTCCTCGACCTGGCCCTCGCCCGCTCCGCCGAGGTGCGCGCGCTGCTGGGGCTGCCGGGCCCCGACGACTGA
- a CDS encoding cobalamin B12-binding domain-containing protein: protein MTGVAGAVAEIRAVPRADLARDVAAGLGGTDVQLLELVGLHVDALTTALELGAPELLAEQVRWEDARLRGLGLDLGALDVRRAVVSALGPHLTPPATSRVRLLHGEVAHLVADPPAASTPDLPAGAAAYLRAALTLRRTPAVGVVEQALRRGASAAEITLGILQPAQVEVGRLWQAGLITIAQEHFISAVTQTCLALVSTPGDQVSGRVTSRLVASAVGSEGHDLGLRMLCELLQNEGWETEFLGAGVPGPDLVAFVATVRPQVVALSVTLPASLAPARETIALLRADAACRGVRVVLGGRAVDAKPDLARTLGADGWAAGPAEAIALCRDWAVPAAPPTDDDGSRATRRERALAELVRRYEFDERNVEGALDLLAAQMQLTADELIDRLAPPRG from the coding sequence GTGACAGGAGTGGCGGGAGCGGTCGCCGAGATCCGGGCGGTGCCGCGTGCCGACCTCGCCCGCGACGTCGCCGCCGGCCTGGGCGGCACCGACGTGCAGCTGCTCGAGCTGGTCGGGCTGCACGTGGACGCGCTCACCACCGCGCTCGAGCTCGGGGCGCCGGAGCTGCTCGCCGAGCAGGTGCGCTGGGAGGACGCGCGGCTGCGCGGGCTCGGTCTCGACCTCGGGGCGCTGGACGTGCGTCGCGCGGTGGTCAGCGCCCTCGGACCCCACCTCACCCCACCGGCGACGAGCCGGGTCCGCCTGCTGCACGGCGAGGTCGCCCACCTGGTCGCCGACCCCCCTGCCGCCTCGACGCCGGACCTGCCCGCGGGAGCCGCGGCCTACCTCCGGGCGGCGCTGACGCTGCGCCGCACCCCGGCGGTCGGCGTGGTCGAGCAGGCGCTGCGCCGCGGTGCCAGCGCCGCCGAGATCACGCTCGGCATCCTCCAGCCCGCCCAGGTCGAGGTCGGCCGGCTGTGGCAGGCGGGGCTGATCACCATCGCCCAGGAGCACTTCATCAGCGCGGTCACCCAGACCTGCCTCGCGCTCGTGTCCACCCCCGGCGACCAGGTCTCGGGCCGCGTCACCTCGCGCCTGGTGGCCTCGGCCGTCGGCTCGGAGGGGCACGACCTCGGCCTGCGGATGCTGTGCGAGCTGCTGCAGAACGAGGGCTGGGAGACCGAGTTCCTCGGCGCCGGCGTGCCCGGGCCCGACCTCGTCGCCTTCGTGGCCACGGTCCGACCCCAGGTGGTCGCGCTGTCGGTGACGCTGCCCGCCAGCCTGGCGCCCGCCCGGGAGACGATCGCGCTGCTGCGCGCCGACGCCGCGTGCCGCGGCGTACGCGTGGTCCTCGGTGGGCGTGCCGTCGACGCCAAGCCCGACCTGGCCCGGACGCTGGGCGCCGACGGCTGGGCTGCCGGCCCCGCCGAGGCGATCGCCCTGTGCCGCGACTGGGCCGTCCCCGCGGCGCCTCCCACCGACGACGACGGGTCCCGCGCCACGCGCCGCGAGCGCGCGCTGGCCGAGCTGGTGCGCCGCTACGAGTTCGACGAGCGCAACGTGGAGGGCGCCCTCGACCTCCTCGCCGCGCAGATGCAGCTCACCGCCGACGAGCTCATCGACCGGTTGGCACCACCGCGGGGCTGA
- a CDS encoding endonuclease/exonuclease/phosphatase family protein, protein MVGDGTVLRVVTANAASGRDRRGRIDHTRWADAVAEAQHRIDADVWAVQEVDHRLPRSGGADQTGELGAALAADGTAWSSTFAAAVHGEPGSLVGVRPAPGPDPAAPSYGVALHSRLTVRATHELHLAPSRLRIPVPLPPGAGRRVLWVPDEPRVALAAEVDGPAGPVTVVTTHLSFAPWQARRQLRTLLAWAADLPRPLVLLGDLNLAGRAPGRVSGLPGSGSAPTYPSHHPRRRLDHVLLDAGGAPLALRERGTPRLGGSDHLGVAAEVHRTGGEQRFG, encoded by the coding sequence GTGGTCGGTGACGGGACGGTGCTGCGCGTGGTGACGGCCAACGCCGCGTCCGGACGCGACCGACGGGGTCGGATCGACCACACGCGGTGGGCGGACGCGGTCGCCGAGGCCCAGCACAGGATCGACGCCGACGTGTGGGCGGTGCAGGAGGTCGACCACCGGCTGCCGCGCTCCGGCGGGGCCGACCAGACCGGCGAGCTGGGAGCGGCCCTCGCGGCCGACGGGACGGCGTGGTCGTCGACCTTCGCAGCGGCCGTGCACGGGGAGCCCGGGTCCCTCGTCGGCGTCCGCCCGGCCCCGGGACCCGACCCGGCGGCTCCGTCGTACGGCGTCGCGCTGCACTCCCGGCTGACCGTGCGCGCCACGCACGAGCTGCACCTGGCGCCGTCGCGGCTGCGGATCCCGGTGCCGCTCCCGCCGGGGGCCGGCCGGCGGGTGCTCTGGGTGCCCGACGAGCCGCGCGTCGCGCTCGCCGCCGAGGTCGACGGACCGGCGGGTCCGGTCACGGTCGTCACCACCCACCTGTCCTTCGCACCCTGGCAGGCGCGCCGGCAGCTCCGCACGCTGCTGGCGTGGGCCGCCGACCTGCCGCGCCCGCTGGTGCTGCTGGGTGACCTCAACCTCGCCGGTCGGGCGCCGGGTCGGGTGAGCGGCCTGCCTGGCTCGGGGTCGGCGCCGACGTACCCCTCGCACCACCCGCGGCGGCGGCTCGACCACGTGCTGCTCGACGCCGGCGGGGCGCCGCTGGCGCTGCGCGAGCGGGGCACCCCGCGCCTGGGCGGGTCGGACCACCTCGGCGTGGCCGCCGAGGTGCACCGCACGGGTGGCGAGCAGCGGTTCGGCTGA
- a CDS encoding DUF1330 domain-containing protein, translating to MTAYWISVYQEITDEAKLAAYAELAGPAIREAGGRFIARGMPEEVYEAGRMTRTVLVEFPSVEVAREAHDSPAYQEALAALDGGAVRDLRIVPGVE from the coding sequence ATGACTGCCTACTGGATCAGCGTCTACCAGGAGATCACCGACGAGGCCAAGCTGGCGGCGTACGCCGAGCTGGCGGGGCCCGCCATCCGCGAGGCCGGCGGCCGCTTCATCGCCCGGGGCATGCCCGAGGAGGTCTACGAGGCCGGCCGGATGACCCGCACCGTGCTGGTGGAGTTCCCCTCCGTCGAGGTCGCCCGCGAGGCCCACGACAGCCCGGCCTACCAGGAGGCCCTGGCCGCCCTCGACGGCGGCGCCGTGCGCGACCTGCGGATCGTCCCCGGGGTGGAGTAG